A genomic segment from Lutibacter sp. A80 encodes:
- a CDS encoding isoaspartyl peptidase/L-asparaginase family protein — protein MKNLPLALLLIISIISCNEKTSDKNIEATKDPNSFAIVIHGGAGGIKPEYFTKAQQEAYTQKLEEALNAGYTVLDNGGISLDAIQAAINIMEDSPLFNAGKGAVYNSDGNQEMDAAIMDGNTLNAGAVAGINHIKNPILAARIVMDSSKHVLLSGKGAEIMAKKYGIEMVDSSYFFTEKRMNQLKKLQGKTTTTLDHTAFLIKNELIDDHKYGTVGAVAIDKNGNIAAGTSTGGMTNKKYGRIGDVPIIGAGTYANNLTCGISATGTGEYFIRTVAAHEVSNLIKFKKFSPDNALNEVLFNQIGPLGGEGGMILIDKHGDVYWDFNSSGMFRGYKKSNGESKIAMFEKMK, from the coding sequence ATGAAAAACCTACCTTTAGCATTACTTCTAATAATTTCAATTATTTCTTGCAACGAAAAAACTTCTGATAAAAATATTGAAGCTACAAAAGATCCTAACAGTTTTGCAATTGTAATTCACGGAGGTGCTGGCGGAATAAAACCTGAATATTTTACAAAAGCTCAGCAAGAAGCTTACACGCAAAAATTAGAAGAGGCTTTAAATGCAGGATATACAGTTTTAGATAATGGAGGAATTTCGTTAGACGCTATACAAGCAGCAATTAATATTATGGAAGACTCTCCATTGTTTAACGCAGGCAAAGGAGCCGTTTATAACAGCGATGGCAATCAAGAAATGGATGCCGCTATTATGGATGGAAATACTTTAAATGCAGGAGCTGTTGCTGGAATTAACCATATTAAAAATCCAATATTAGCAGCACGTATAGTTATGGATAGCTCTAAACATGTATTGCTTTCTGGAAAAGGAGCTGAAATTATGGCTAAAAAATACGGTATTGAAATGGTTGATAGTTCCTATTTTTTTACTGAAAAAAGAATGAATCAATTGAAGAAATTACAAGGAAAAACTACAACAACACTCGACCATACTGCTTTCTTAATTAAAAATGAATTAATAGATGACCATAAATATGGAACTGTTGGCGCAGTAGCAATTGATAAAAATGGAAACATTGCAGCAGGAACCTCAACTGGTGGAATGACTAATAAAAAATACGGGCGTATTGGTGATGTACCTATTATTGGAGCAGGAACTTATGCCAATAACTTAACCTGTGGAATTTCAGCAACAGGTACTGGTGAATACTTTATTAGAACTGTTGCAGCACACGAGGTATCGAACTTAATTAAATTTAAAAAATTCTCTCCAGACAACGCTTTAAACGAAGTTTTATTCAATCAAATTGGACCACTTGGTGGTGAAGGCGGAATGATTTTAATAGATAAACATGGGGATGTTTATTGGGATTTCAATTCGTCTGGAATGTTTAGAGGCTATAAAAAATCAAATGGTGAAAGTAAAATTGCAATGTTTGAAAAAATGAAATAA